Proteins from a single region of Acidianus ambivalens:
- a CDS encoding phosphorylating glyceraldehyde-3-phosphate dehydrogenase, which translates to MIKVALNGYGTIGKRVANAIMLQPDMKLIGIAKTSPNYEAFVAQKMGINIYVPQESIKSFDEAGIKVAGNIEDMIRETDIVVDATPNGVGAQYKELYQKFGKNAIFQGGEKANVADVSFSSLCNYNDAIGKKYIRVVSCNTTALLRTICTLNKLSKVEKVRATIVRRAADPKEVKKGPINALVPDPASVPSHHAKDVNTVLKDLDIITMAVIAPTTYMHMHLLNVTLKSQVSKEDVINQFLNTNRFLLVRGKSKVNSTAEIIEVARDLGRIRNDIPEVVIFEDSIYTKGNEVFLMYAVHQESIVVPENIDAIRASLNLASAEDSIKITNTSLNIGKGYLI; encoded by the coding sequence ATGATTAAAGTAGCATTAAATGGTTATGGAACTATTGGGAAAAGAGTAGCTAACGCAATTATGTTACAACCCGATATGAAGTTAATAGGCATTGCAAAAACTTCGCCTAATTATGAGGCATTTGTAGCACAAAAAATGGGTATAAATATCTACGTTCCTCAGGAATCAATTAAATCCTTTGATGAGGCAGGGATAAAAGTTGCGGGAAATATAGAGGATATGATAAGGGAGACTGATATTGTAGTTGATGCTACTCCTAATGGAGTTGGAGCACAATATAAGGAACTTTATCAAAAATTTGGTAAAAATGCGATATTTCAAGGAGGAGAAAAGGCTAACGTTGCAGATGTTTCTTTCTCCTCTCTTTGTAATTATAATGACGCTATAGGAAAGAAATACATAAGGGTAGTGTCTTGCAATACTACTGCGTTACTTAGGACTATATGTACTTTAAATAAACTAAGTAAAGTCGAAAAAGTTAGGGCTACAATAGTTAGAAGGGCCGCAGACCCTAAAGAGGTTAAAAAGGGCCCTATAAATGCTTTAGTACCAGACCCTGCTTCAGTTCCTAGTCATCACGCTAAGGATGTCAACACTGTGCTTAAAGACCTAGATATAATCACAATGGCAGTTATTGCTCCAACAACATATATGCACATGCATTTACTTAACGTAACTCTTAAGTCTCAAGTAAGTAAAGAGGACGTCATAAATCAGTTTTTGAATACAAATAGGTTTCTGCTTGTAAGAGGTAAATCAAAAGTTAATTCTACTGCGGAAATTATTGAGGTTGCAAGAGATTTAGGTAGAATAAGGAATGATATTCCTGAAGTAGTAATATTTGAAGATTCAATTTATACTAAGGGTAATGAAGTATTTTTAATGTATGCGGTTCATCAGGAGTCTATAGTAGTTCCTGAGAACATCGATGCAATAAGAGCTTCGTTAAATTTGGCCAGTGCAGAAGACTCGATAAAAATAACAAATACTAGTCTAAATATAGGTAAAGGGTATCTTATATGA
- a CDS encoding universal stress protein, with protein sequence MSSPTYTVSLWFRRILVPVDGSENSMRALELATDFSLRYGSKVTVIHVCNTCEEAEHIKKKVEERIGDKIDYDFKIIKMSNDSSVPNEILKVINEDTFDAVIMGSRGTSVNSDINIGSTVLSVAANASITVIIVR encoded by the coding sequence ATGAGCTCTCCAACATATACCGTAAGTTTATGGTTTAGAAGAATCTTAGTCCCTGTGGACGGGTCAGAAAATAGCATGAGAGCTTTAGAATTGGCAACAGATTTTAGCCTTAGATACGGTTCTAAAGTTACAGTAATTCACGTATGTAATACTTGTGAGGAAGCCGAGCACATTAAGAAAAAAGTTGAGGAAAGGATAGGGGATAAAATAGATTATGATTTTAAAATAATAAAAATGTCTAATGACAGTAGTGTTCCTAATGAGATATTAAAAGTGATAAATGAGGACACTTTTGATGCAGTAATCATGGGTTCTAGAGGTACTTCAGTCAACAGTGATATAAATATAGGATCAACAGTGTTATCTGTTGCAGCAAATGCTTCAATAACTGTTATAATTGTTAGATAA
- the sufB gene encoding Fe-S cluster assembly protein SufB translates to MTEEKVSVDINEILDAAIEAKYNRVDQIEFHRRVVESGLSRSTIEAISKAKKEPEWMLRLRLKSLELFEKLPTPNWLPDVLSSLNVSNLELYIKPDVERTDSWEQIPKEIREYYEKLGIPQSEQKVLGGLVAVFESEPIYANVKQELQKKGVVMMPPEEAMVKYPDIFKQYFMKIFPASDHKFAALHGALWSGGVFVYVPKGVKITTPVEGFFVIGTEMEGQFEHTLVIADEDSYIHFIEGCSAPQFKNFSFHDGMVELFANDNAHIKFTTIQNWSKNVINFNNKRAWANKNSVIEWVEGSLGSKYSFVYPSTILRGEGASSTSLVVTLASAEGDWKDSGSKMIHAAPHTRSRVINKNIGFNGGVNVYRGLVKVNKGAVGSKAFVKCDSLMLDEKTKAYTFPHNQVFEEDADVAHEAHTFRMSEDQLFYLMSRGISEKEATSMLVLGFMDEIMRELPFEYAAMLNKVIKLELDKLGAVA, encoded by the coding sequence ATGACAGAAGAGAAAGTGTCAGTAGATATAAACGAGATACTTGATGCTGCCATAGAGGCCAAGTATAACAGAGTAGATCAAATTGAATTTCATAGAAGAGTTGTAGAAAGCGGGTTATCTAGAAGTACAATAGAAGCAATTTCTAAGGCAAAGAAAGAACCAGAATGGATGTTAAGATTAAGGCTGAAATCTTTAGAGCTATTTGAAAAGCTTCCTACTCCTAACTGGTTACCTGACGTTTTAAGTTCGCTCAATGTGTCTAACTTAGAATTATACATAAAACCGGACGTTGAAAGAACAGATAGCTGGGAACAAATCCCTAAAGAAATAAGGGAATACTACGAGAAGTTAGGTATTCCTCAATCTGAACAAAAAGTTTTAGGAGGATTAGTTGCAGTATTTGAGTCCGAGCCAATTTATGCTAATGTTAAACAAGAGTTACAGAAAAAAGGAGTAGTAATGATGCCACCAGAAGAGGCAATGGTAAAGTATCCTGATATATTTAAACAATACTTTATGAAAATATTCCCAGCTTCGGATCATAAGTTTGCTGCACTTCACGGAGCTTTATGGAGCGGAGGAGTATTCGTTTACGTTCCTAAAGGAGTTAAGATTACTACTCCAGTTGAAGGATTCTTTGTAATAGGAACTGAAATGGAAGGACAGTTTGAACACACTTTAGTTATTGCAGACGAGGATTCTTACATTCACTTCATTGAAGGCTGTTCTGCACCGCAGTTCAAGAACTTTTCATTCCACGACGGTATGGTAGAATTATTTGCAAATGACAACGCTCACATAAAGTTCACTACAATTCAAAACTGGAGTAAAAACGTAATAAACTTCAATAACAAGAGAGCTTGGGCAAACAAGAACTCAGTAATAGAATGGGTTGAGGGATCTTTAGGTTCAAAATACAGCTTCGTATATCCGTCAACAATACTTAGGGGAGAAGGAGCTTCATCAACTAGCCTGGTAGTAACTTTAGCTTCTGCAGAGGGAGACTGGAAGGATAGTGGCTCAAAGATGATTCATGCAGCACCTCATACAAGAAGTAGGGTAATTAATAAAAACATTGGATTTAACGGAGGAGTCAACGTTTATAGAGGTTTAGTTAAGGTCAATAAAGGTGCTGTAGGTTCAAAAGCCTTTGTAAAGTGCGACTCATTAATGTTAGACGAAAAGACAAAGGCTTATACATTCCCTCATAACCAAGTATTTGAAGAAGATGCTGATGTAGCTCACGAAGCTCACACTTTCAGGATGAGTGAAGATCAATTATTCTATCTAATGAGCAGAGGAATAAGTGAGAAGGAAGCTACTTCAATGTTAGTCCTTGGATTCATGGACGAAATAATGAGAGAATTGCCTTTTGAATACGCTGCAATGTTAAATAAAGTTATAAAATTAGAGTTAGATAAGTTAGGAGCAGTGGCATAA
- the sufC gene encoding Fe-S cluster assembly ATPase SufC: MSTLKIEDLHVEVEGKEIIKGISLEVKSGEVHAIMGPNGSGKTTLSLAIMGHPKYKITKGRILLDGEDITNLETDQKVKKGLFLAFQNPIEISGVKLSTLLVAEYNRVYGSNESVTQVFSKIASLSKSVGISDSLLNRGVFEGFSGGEKKRVEILQLQILKPKFAILDEPDSGVDVDGLKTISDVIKKVKEENNTGYLIITHYRRILDYVNADKIHVLYKGRIVASGSMELAKLIDEKGYEGVIKQ; the protein is encoded by the coding sequence ATGTCAACACTTAAGATAGAAGACCTTCACGTTGAAGTTGAAGGCAAGGAAATCATAAAAGGAATATCACTTGAGGTAAAAAGCGGAGAAGTTCATGCAATAATGGGGCCAAATGGCAGTGGAAAGACTACATTATCTTTGGCAATAATGGGACATCCTAAGTATAAAATAACAAAAGGAAGAATATTACTTGATGGAGAGGATATTACTAACCTTGAAACTGACCAGAAAGTTAAGAAAGGCTTATTTTTAGCGTTCCAAAATCCAATAGAGATTAGCGGAGTAAAATTATCTACACTTTTAGTTGCAGAATACAATAGAGTATATGGAAGTAATGAATCAGTTACTCAAGTATTCTCTAAAATAGCTAGTTTATCTAAATCGGTGGGTATCTCAGATAGTCTTCTTAACAGAGGAGTATTTGAGGGCTTTAGCGGTGGAGAGAAAAAGAGAGTAGAAATTCTTCAGTTGCAGATATTAAAGCCTAAATTTGCAATTTTGGACGAACCAGATTCTGGAGTTGACGTTGATGGTTTAAAGACAATTTCTGATGTAATAAAGAAAGTCAAGGAAGAGAATAATACTGGATATTTAATAATAACTCATTATAGGAGAATCTTAGATTATGTGAACGCGGATAAGATCCACGTGTTGTATAAAGGAAGAATTGTAGCAAGCGGAAGCATGGAACTAGCTAAATTAATAGATGAGAAAGGCTATGAAGGAGTAATAAAGCAATAA
- a CDS encoding ribbon-helix-helix protein, CopG family gives MRVITFKAEEELLQKLDLYAANRRLTRSEIIRDAIRKYLEE, from the coding sequence ATGAGAGTAATAACATTTAAAGCAGAAGAAGAGTTGTTACAAAAGCTCGATTTATATGCAGCTAATAGGAGATTAACTAGGAGCGAAATTATAAGGGATGCAATTAGGAAATATTTAGAGGAATAA
- a CDS encoding phosphoglycerate kinase — translation MIKVNDLEIPTLDDISFSGNKLLVRIDINSPVDPKTGKLIDDSRIKAYNETIKELVNKGNSLVLISHQGRPGDSDFISLEEHAELLSKYLDMNVEFVEDVMGPYARERIKNMKSGEVILLDNVRFVSEELIEAPPTQHAKSYLVKRLSPLFDGYVNDAFATAHRSQASIVGFPMVLKSTAGRVMEKEVSALAKIFNADEFPKVFVLGGGKVLDSIRIIENLVKRRLADRILTGGLIAELFAVAKGLDLGKENMQILEKKGLISLIPRARKILLSGGPIEIPVDFKVEKEEGKVAEEPSNKVTGVIKDIGSTTVGIYSSFIKDAKVIVMRGPMGVIEDERFREGSKKLLDSALESQGYLIIGGGHMISMLGGSSEINPSKVHVSTGGGALLLFLAGERLPALEALDLSYKEVVKKK, via the coding sequence CTGATAAAGGTAAACGATCTCGAAATTCCTACTCTTGACGATATTAGCTTTTCTGGTAATAAGCTTTTAGTAAGAATTGATATTAACTCCCCAGTAGACCCAAAGACCGGTAAGTTAATTGATGATTCACGTATTAAAGCTTATAATGAAACTATAAAAGAGTTGGTAAATAAAGGGAATTCCTTAGTTTTAATTTCGCATCAAGGCAGACCTGGAGATAGTGATTTTATTTCACTTGAAGAGCACGCTGAGCTTTTGAGCAAATACTTGGATATGAACGTAGAATTCGTGGAAGACGTAATGGGACCTTACGCTAGAGAGAGAATAAAAAACATGAAGAGCGGTGAAGTAATTCTTTTAGATAACGTGAGATTCGTTTCTGAAGAGCTTATAGAAGCTCCGCCTACTCAACATGCTAAAAGCTATTTAGTTAAAAGGCTATCTCCTCTTTTTGACGGTTATGTTAATGACGCTTTTGCAACAGCTCACAGAAGTCAGGCTAGTATAGTAGGCTTTCCAATGGTTTTAAAATCCACAGCCGGCAGGGTAATGGAAAAAGAAGTCTCGGCCTTGGCAAAGATTTTTAACGCTGACGAATTTCCTAAAGTTTTTGTCTTAGGTGGAGGTAAGGTCCTAGACAGTATAAGAATAATAGAGAATCTAGTAAAAAGGAGGTTAGCCGACAGAATTCTAACCGGTGGTTTAATTGCGGAACTTTTTGCGGTTGCCAAAGGTTTGGATTTAGGTAAAGAAAATATGCAGATATTGGAAAAGAAGGGACTTATATCCTTAATTCCTAGGGCTAGGAAAATCCTTCTCTCTGGTGGCCCAATAGAAATTCCAGTAGACTTTAAGGTAGAGAAAGAAGAAGGAAAAGTCGCTGAGGAACCCAGTAATAAGGTTACTGGAGTAATAAAAGATATAGGAAGCACAACTGTGGGTATTTATTCATCATTTATAAAGGATGCAAAGGTAATAGTGATGAGGGGTCCAATGGGAGTAATAGAAGACGAAAGGTTTAGGGAAGGTAGTAAGAAATTACTTGATAGTGCGTTAGAAAGCCAAGGTTATCTTATAATAGGTGGAGGGCATATGATAAGCATGCTTGGCGGTAGTTCGGAAATAAATCCAAGTAAAGTTCACGTTTCAACTGGTGGCGGTGCATTGCTTTTATTTTTAGCTGGTGAAAGATTACCTGCGCTCGAGGCTTTAGATCTTTCCTATAAAGAGGTGGTGAAGAAGAAATGA
- the hmgA gene encoding hydroxymethylglutaryl-CoA reductase (NADPH) — MNIDEVVEKAVKGEIELHEIDNFLEANAAMVARRLALEKILGISLPSIGSTILDYSEIKNRNAENVIGGIQIPVGIVGPLKVNGDYAKGNFYVPLATTEGALIASVNRGCKAITKAGGAKVKIISDGMARAPIFKLPNIDSVVNFLQWINKNLDKIKEVAESTTSHGKLKEIQPFVLGNNVWLRFVFETGDAMGMNMATIASEAICNFIESEFTEAKCIAVSGNMCSDKKQSMVNSIFGRGKTVIAEALIPSTILKEVLHTTAEAIHEVNLRKNLLGSARAGNVYQFNAHFANIIAAIFLATGQDMAQVVESSSGYTWTEVRGEDLYISVTLPSLEVGTVGGGTRLPTQREALSIMGVAGGGNPPGSNAKKFAEIIASTVLAGELNLLSALSNKELGRAHKMLGRGIKA, encoded by the coding sequence ATGAACATAGATGAGGTAGTAGAAAAAGCTGTTAAAGGGGAAATAGAGCTTCATGAAATTGATAATTTTTTGGAAGCAAATGCTGCAATGGTTGCAAGAAGGCTTGCATTAGAAAAAATCCTTGGCATAAGTTTACCTTCTATAGGGTCAACAATTTTAGACTATTCTGAGATAAAAAATAGAAATGCAGAAAATGTAATAGGTGGAATACAAATACCAGTCGGCATAGTAGGCCCTTTAAAAGTTAATGGAGATTATGCTAAGGGTAATTTTTACGTTCCGCTCGCAACTACCGAAGGAGCGTTAATCGCTAGCGTAAATAGAGGTTGTAAGGCAATTACAAAGGCTGGAGGAGCTAAAGTTAAGATAATTTCTGACGGTATGGCTAGAGCACCAATATTTAAATTACCTAATATAGACAGCGTGGTAAATTTTTTGCAGTGGATAAATAAAAATTTAGATAAAATAAAGGAAGTAGCAGAATCAACTACTTCTCACGGAAAATTGAAAGAAATACAACCTTTTGTTTTAGGAAATAATGTATGGTTAAGATTCGTATTTGAGACAGGAGATGCTATGGGCATGAACATGGCTACTATAGCCTCTGAAGCAATTTGCAATTTTATAGAAAGCGAGTTTACCGAAGCAAAATGCATTGCAGTTAGCGGAAATATGTGTAGCGATAAAAAGCAATCAATGGTTAACTCAATTTTTGGTAGAGGCAAAACTGTTATTGCAGAAGCTTTAATACCTTCCACAATACTTAAGGAAGTTCTTCACACTACTGCTGAGGCAATACATGAAGTAAATTTAAGGAAAAACTTGTTAGGAAGCGCAAGAGCAGGAAATGTTTATCAATTTAATGCGCATTTTGCTAACATAATTGCAGCAATTTTTCTTGCTACAGGACAAGATATGGCGCAAGTAGTAGAAAGCAGTAGTGGATATACTTGGACTGAAGTTAGAGGAGAAGATCTTTATATAAGCGTGACTTTACCGTCACTTGAAGTGGGAACTGTCGGCGGAGGAACAAGACTACCTACTCAAAGAGAGGCATTATCCATCATGGGGGTTGCTGGTGGAGGAAATCCACCAGGGAGTAATGCCAAAAAATTTGCTGAAATAATTGCATCAACAGTATTAGCAGGAGAATTAAATCTGCTTTCAGCACTTAGCAATAAGGAGTTAGGCAGAGCTCACAAGATGTTAGGTAGGGGCATAAAAGCTTAA
- a CDS encoding GNAT family N-acetyltransferase, with protein sequence MLSQLEKLFLTDPVRFAFEIYDLRFDKEYTEFKTVREGYLMIYRKFYPPRIILYADKECTARELLSTLKNEESKFVLFIEPKWSQLLDFPNMKIYPEILMTCDKPSVFRRENVRRLGIEDKEEIFALYGQGLGNVILQLLSENKTTAYGLFLDNHLVSAAYTWIELENVAVIGGVLTKEEFRNMGLATSVVSMLTEDLTKRGKVASLYVREDNNPAIHVYKKIGFKEYWRRLWVSVNTDEKPL encoded by the coding sequence ATGCTAAGTCAATTAGAGAAGTTATTCCTTACGGACCCTGTTAGATTCGCATTTGAGATTTACGACTTAAGGTTTGACAAGGAATATACTGAATTTAAGACGGTTAGGGAAGGCTATTTAATGATATATAGAAAATTTTATCCGCCAAGAATAATTCTTTACGCAGATAAAGAGTGTACTGCGAGAGAATTACTTTCAACGCTGAAGAACGAGGAGAGTAAATTTGTTCTATTCATAGAACCAAAATGGTCACAGTTGCTAGACTTTCCTAATATGAAAATTTATCCAGAAATATTAATGACTTGTGATAAACCTAGCGTGTTCAGAAGAGAAAACGTGAGAAGGCTAGGTATTGAAGATAAGGAGGAGATTTTTGCCCTTTACGGTCAAGGTCTGGGTAATGTTATACTTCAATTACTAAGCGAGAACAAAACTACTGCATACGGATTGTTTCTAGATAATCACCTTGTTTCAGCAGCATATACATGGATTGAGCTAGAGAACGTTGCTGTAATAGGAGGAGTCTTAACTAAGGAGGAATTTAGGAATATGGGCTTAGCTACTTCAGTCGTGTCAATGCTAACTGAAGACCTTACTAAAAGAGGTAAGGTAGCCTCTTTGTATGTGAGAGAAGATAACAATCCTGCAATTCATGTATACAAGAAGATAGGTTTCAAAGAATATTGGAGAAGGTTATGGGTATCTGTAAATACTGATGAGAAACCATTATAA
- the glyA gene encoding serine hydroxymethyltransferase, with product MELPEELTKVIQLTKEQNTWRRTEAINLIASENVMSPLAEAVYMSDFMSRYAEGKPYKRFYQGTKYVDEIESLAIELMNEVTPAKNSDLRPISGTIANAAVFRILANPGDKALIAPVQAGSHVSHTKFGTLGALGIQHIEMPFDKENINVDVDKAIKMIEEVKPKFVVLGGSLYLFPHPTKELAPHVHAVGAKLVYDAAHVYGLIVGKAWSNPLDEGADVMTTSTHKTFPGPQGGSILSNDDDLFKEISRTIFPWFVSNHHLHRLPATAVTLIEMKYFGKDYASQITKNAKKLAEALAERGFKVVGEHLGYTKSHQVAVNVRELGGGAKIAKLLEEANIIVNKNLLPCDTPETVSNPSGLRIGVQEMTRYGMKEDEMDEIAELMKKVAIDGKDPKEVRKEVIELRKRFLEVKYTFNVDLSSYSSKSIPMII from the coding sequence ATGGAATTGCCCGAAGAGTTAACGAAAGTTATTCAATTAACTAAAGAACAAAATACGTGGAGACGGACTGAAGCAATAAATCTGATAGCATCAGAGAACGTGATGAGTCCACTAGCAGAGGCAGTATATATGAGCGATTTCATGTCAAGATACGCTGAAGGTAAGCCTTATAAGAGGTTTTATCAAGGTACAAAATATGTTGACGAAATAGAGAGCCTAGCAATAGAATTAATGAACGAAGTAACTCCAGCTAAAAACTCCGACCTAAGGCCAATAAGTGGAACAATAGCTAACGCTGCAGTATTCAGAATTTTAGCAAACCCTGGGGATAAGGCATTAATAGCTCCAGTTCAGGCAGGCTCTCACGTAAGTCACACAAAGTTCGGAACTTTAGGAGCACTAGGAATACAACATATAGAAATGCCTTTTGATAAAGAAAACATAAACGTTGATGTAGATAAGGCTATTAAAATGATAGAAGAGGTTAAACCAAAATTCGTAGTTCTTGGAGGAAGCTTATATTTATTCCCTCATCCTACAAAAGAACTTGCTCCTCACGTTCATGCAGTCGGGGCAAAACTAGTTTACGATGCTGCTCACGTTTACGGATTAATAGTTGGTAAAGCTTGGAGTAATCCATTAGATGAAGGAGCAGATGTAATGACTACCTCCACTCATAAGACTTTTCCTGGGCCTCAAGGAGGTTCTATACTATCAAATGATGATGATCTGTTCAAAGAAATATCGAGGACAATATTTCCATGGTTTGTAAGCAATCATCATTTACACAGACTGCCAGCAACTGCAGTTACTTTAATAGAAATGAAATACTTCGGTAAAGATTATGCTTCACAAATAACTAAAAATGCAAAAAAACTTGCAGAGGCCTTAGCAGAGAGAGGATTTAAGGTAGTAGGAGAGCATTTAGGATACACTAAAAGCCATCAAGTTGCAGTTAACGTTAGAGAACTAGGCGGAGGGGCTAAAATAGCCAAATTACTAGAGGAGGCCAATATAATAGTAAATAAAAACTTATTGCCTTGTGATACTCCAGAAACTGTCAGTAATCCTAGCGGATTAAGAATAGGAGTTCAAGAAATGACTAGATACGGAATGAAAGAAGACGAAATGGACGAAATTGCCGAATTAATGAAGAAAGTCGCAATAGATGGAAAAGATCCTAAAGAAGTCAGGAAAGAAGTAATAGAACTAAGAAAGAGATTCCTTGAAGTAAAATACACATTTAACGTTGACCTATCAAGTTACTCCAGTAAGAGTATTCCAATGATTATCTAA
- a CDS encoding SufD family Fe-S cluster assembly protein produces MPLVDIDSAKSFLSSLENRSEREELFSIYERLPYQLINDSPTVKHYTRWENLDKLNLKIESLDRKGGGNYPSIPGYVRVVIHNNLVKETPLEFSSSVGNSLIKPEDHKLVSLTLSLSRKLEIKQGGKYLIYHYTDVEGNFSPINIEIKVPEGESADVIYYSENKGKSMNSAVISAYVSKNSSLNLTLVNKGNSSYNFVYSKAKVEGSITTYIISSGFSEGHVEYHSYLEEGAQAFFSSRALGVENNNIDVITNVYHDGPKSVSNGFMKSVSAGSSFVVTRGDARINEQAIDSSTSIVGRAIMLGESTAVVAPMLEVRTGRVITAKHSASVSKVPEDLIFYLQNRGFDKKSAEGLIIRGFMEEEGDTEIVKKLIDEIITSLGY; encoded by the coding sequence ATGCCTTTAGTCGATATAGATTCAGCTAAAAGTTTTCTTTCTTCTTTAGAAAATAGGTCAGAAAGAGAGGAGCTCTTTTCAATTTATGAAAGATTACCTTATCAGTTAATTAATGATTCACCTACAGTTAAACATTATACAAGATGGGAAAATTTAGATAAGCTTAATTTAAAAATAGAAAGTTTAGACAGGAAAGGAGGAGGTAATTATCCTAGCATTCCAGGCTATGTAAGGGTTGTAATTCATAATAATTTGGTGAAAGAAACACCATTAGAATTTTCATCCAGTGTGGGGAATTCATTAATAAAACCAGAAGACCACAAGTTGGTATCCTTAACTCTTTCTCTATCAAGGAAGCTAGAAATCAAACAAGGCGGGAAATATTTAATTTACCATTATACTGACGTGGAGGGGAATTTTTCTCCAATAAACATTGAAATTAAGGTTCCAGAAGGAGAAAGTGCAGACGTAATATATTATTCTGAAAATAAGGGTAAATCTATGAATTCTGCTGTAATTTCAGCCTATGTAAGTAAGAATTCTTCACTTAACCTTACTCTAGTAAACAAGGGTAACTCAAGCTATAATTTTGTTTACTCAAAGGCTAAAGTAGAAGGTTCCATAACTACTTATATAATATCTTCCGGCTTCTCAGAAGGTCACGTAGAATACCATTCTTATCTAGAGGAAGGTGCACAAGCATTCTTCAGTTCCAGAGCCTTAGGCGTTGAGAATAATAACATAGATGTAATAACGAACGTCTATCACGACGGTCCTAAAAGCGTCAGTAACGGATTTATGAAATCGGTTTCAGCAGGTTCCTCTTTTGTAGTTACTAGGGGAGATGCAAGAATTAACGAGCAAGCAATAGATTCTTCGACTTCAATAGTAGGTAGGGCAATAATGTTAGGCGAATCTACTGCCGTTGTTGCACCAATGTTAGAAGTTAGAACTGGCAGAGTTATAACAGCTAAGCATTCAGCCTCGGTTTCTAAGGTTCCAGAAGATTTAATATTTTACCTTCAGAACAGAGGATTTGACAAGAAATCTGCAGAAGGTTTAATAATAAGGGGCTTTATGGAGGAAGAAGGAGATACTGAAATTGTTAAGAAATTAATAGATGAAATAATTACATCATTAGGTTATTAG
- a CDS encoding MFS transporter has translation MSSLETTMILMTIPLIAKDFSITFVEASTLLAFYVVIEVLLPIPSSLLAERIGAKRTMKIGTTIMGLSSLPIVLSNSFTLILALRIVQGVGASMVLLTSLSYASLIGSDEERGKMIGLNHTIVSLGYVLGLPLGGLIAEIDWKYLFLLTSALSFSSLYLLSTLKEMHAKSGLGINVIYASLIFDGIILGLYYYPFFVLSILGLIMTIWKIKLGKGFYLSSLSGFLHSIIRNMIAAFFVFYLYSLHLSTLEIGSLDYFILFLLRLSHFMQVDFTINIS, from the coding sequence ATCTCTTCACTTGAAACTACAATGATCTTGATGACCATTCCATTAATAGCTAAAGATTTTTCAATAACGTTTGTAGAAGCTTCAACTCTCCTAGCATTTTACGTGGTTATAGAAGTATTACTTCCCATTCCATCTTCACTTTTAGCCGAAAGAATAGGAGCAAAAAGAACCATGAAAATAGGAACAACAATAATGGGGTTATCCTCCCTCCCTATAGTCTTATCTAATTCTTTCACGCTTATTCTAGCCCTCAGAATTGTTCAAGGTGTTGGAGCCTCAATGGTTCTTCTAACCTCTTTATCTTATGCTAGCCTTATAGGCTCTGATGAAGAAAGAGGTAAAATGATAGGGTTAAATCACACTATAGTAAGCCTAGGCTACGTTTTAGGGCTACCTTTAGGGGGATTGATAGCCGAAATTGACTGGAAGTATTTATTCTTGTTAACCTCAGCACTTTCCTTTAGCTCGCTTTACTTATTATCTACTCTTAAGGAAATGCATGCTAAATCGGGATTGGGGATTAATGTAATTTATGCCTCATTAATATTTGACGGTATAATTCTAGGACTTTACTATTACCCATTCTTTGTACTCTCTATATTAGGTTTGATAATGACTATATGGAAAATAAAGCTAGGTAAGGGATTTTACCTATCTAGCCTTTCGGGCTTTCTACATTCTATTATAAGAAACATGATAGCAGCATTCTTTGTGTTCTATTTGTACTCTCTTCATTTATCGACTTTAGAGATAGGCTCTTTAGACTACTTTATCCTCTTTCTTTTACGCTTATCTCACTTTATGCAGGTAGACTTCACGATAAATATAAGCTGA